The following DNA comes from Mycolicibacterium lutetiense.
GAATTGCAGGTCACGAGGTAGGCGTTGTTGTCCATCGGGCCCACCGACACCTTGATGATCGAGGCGTTCGGCAGGGTGCGCCGGGCGGCGGTCTGCGGCTCCTGGTGGCCGGTGTAGGTGTCGTCAACCGCGATGTGAGGGCTGGTCATAGCGCCACGGTATCGGGCTTGTCGGTGGGCGCACATAGCATGGGCGTGAAGTCTGTCGTGGGAAAGGAAACGCGTGGCTGACCGCCTGATCGTGAAGGGTGCCCGCGAGCACAATCTGCGGGGAGTTGACCTCGATCTGCCGCGTGATGCGCTGATCGTGTTCACCGGCCTGTCCGGGTCGGGCAAGTCCTCACTGGCCTTTGACACCATCTTCGCCGAGGGGCAGCGTCGTTATGTCGAATCGCTGTCGGCCTACGCCCGGCAGTTCCTCGGCCAGATGGACAAGCCCGATGTGGACTTCATCGAGGGCCTGTCGCCTGCGGTGTCCATCGATCAGAAGTCGACCAACCGCAACCCCCGCTCGACGGTGGGCACCATCACCGAGGTCTACGACTACCTGCGGCTGCTGTACGCCCGCGCCGGCACCCCGCACTGTCCGGTGTGTGGCGAGCGCATCGCCCGGCAGACCCCGCAGCAGATCGTGGACCAGGTCCTGGCCATGGATGAGGGCCTGCGTTTCCAGGTGCTGGCCCCGGTGGTCCGCACCCGCAAGGGTGAGTTCGTCGACCTGTTCGAGAAGCTCAACGGCCAGGGCTACAGCCGGGTGCGGGTGGACGGCGTGGTGCATTCGCTGACCGACCCGCCCAAGCTCAAGAAGCAGGAAAAGCACGACATCGAGGTGGTTGTCGACCGGTTGACGGTCAAATCCAGCTCCAAGCAGCGGCTGACGGACTCGGTGGAGACCGCGCTGAACCTGGCTGACGGCATCGTCGTCCTCGAGTTCGTCGACCGTGAGGACGACCATCCGCACCGGGAGCAACGCTTCTCCGAGAAGCTAGCCTGCCCCAATGGCCACCCGCTGGCCGTCGACGATCTGGAGCCCCGGTCGTTCTCGTTCAACTCGCCGTACGGCGCCTGCCCGGAGTGCACCGGCCTGGGGATCCGCAAGGAGGTCGACCCCGAACTGGTCGTGCCCGACCCGGAGCTGACCCTCGCCGGCGGCGCCATCGCGCCGTGGGCCGTCGGGCAGAGCGCCGAGTACTTCACCCGGATGCTGTCCGGGCTGGGTGATCAGCTCGGGTTCGACATCGACACCCCGTGGAAGAAGCTGCCGGCCAAGGCGCGCAAGGCGATTCTGGAAGGCTCGGATCACCAGGTCCACGTCCGGTACAAGAACCGCTACGGCCGCACCCGGTCCTACTACGCCGATTTCGAAGGCGTGATGGCGTTCCTGGCGCGACGCATGGAGCAGACCGACTCGGAGCAGATGAAGGAACGCTACGAGGGCTTCATGCGCGACATCCCCTGCCCGGAGTGCAACGGCACCCGGCTCAAGCCCGAGATCCTCGCCGTGACACTGGCCGCCGGGGACCACGGTGCCAAGTCCATCGCCGAGGTGGCCGAGCTGTCGATCGCCGACTGCGCCGATTTCCTGAACGCCCTCACCCTGGGGACGCGTGAACAGGCCATCGCCGGGCAGGTGCTCAAAGAGGTCCAGTCGCGGCTCGGGTTCCTGCTCGACGTCGGCCTGGACTATCTGTCGCTGTCACGGGCGGCCGCGACGCTGTCCGGCGGTGAGGCACAGCGCATCCGGCTGGCCACCCAGATCGGCTCCGGGCTGGTCGGCGTGCTCTACGTGCTCGACGAGCCGTCCATCGGTCTGCACCAGCGCGACAACCGCAGGTTGATCGACACCCTGGTCCGGTTGCGCGAACTCGGCAACACACTCATCGTCGTCGAACACGATCTGGACACCATCGCGCATGCCGACTGGGTGGTCGACATCGGCCCGGCAGCCGGTGAGCACGGTGGCCGGATCGTGCACAGCGGAACATATGCAGACCTGCTGACCAATCCTGAATCCCTCACCGGCGCTTACCTTTCCGGCAAGGAGAGTATCGAGGTTCCGGCTGTCCGGCGGCCCACCGACAAGCGGCGCCAGATCACGGTGGTCGGGGCGAGGGAGAATAATCTCCGCGAGATCGACGTCGCGTTCCCGCTCGGCGTGCTGACCTCCGTCACCGGGGTCTCCGGCTCGGGCAAGTCGACCCTGGTCAACGACATCCTGGCCTCGGTGATGGCCAACAAACTCAACGGTGCCCGGCAGGTGCCAGGCAGGCACACCCGGGTCAACGGACTCGATCAGCTGGACAAGCTGGTCCGCGTCGACCAGTCACCGATCGGCCGCACGCCGCGCTCCAACGCCGCCACCTACACCGGGGTGTTCGACAAGATCCGGTCGTTGTTCGCCGCCACCACCGAGGCCAAGGTCCGCGGCTATCAGCCCGGGCGGTTCTCGTTCAACGTCAAGGGCGGTCGGTGCGAGGCCTGCTCGGGTGACGGCACCATCAAGATCGAGATGAACTTCCTGCCCGACGTCTATGTGCCGTGCGAGGTGTGTCAGGGCGCCCGGTACAACCGGGAAACCCTCGAGGTGCATTACAAGGGCAAGACCATCGCCGAGGTGCTGGACATGTCGATCGAGGATGCCACCGAGTTCTTCGAGCCGATCTCCTCCATCCACCGCTACCTCAAGACGCTCGTCGACGTCGGCCTGGGCTACGTGCGGTTGGGGCAGCCGGCGCCGACGTTGTCCGGCGGTGAGGCGCAACGCGTCAAGCTCGCCGCCGAACTGCAGAAGCGGTCGACCGGGCGCACGGTCTACATTCTGGACGAGCCGACCACCGGCCTGCACTTCGAGGACATCCGCAAGCTGCTCAAGGTGATCAACGGCCTTGTCGACAAGGGCAATACGGTGATCGTCATCGAACACAACCTCGACGTGATCAAGACGTCGGACTGGATCGTGGACATGGGGCCCGAGGGCGGAGCCGGCGGCGGCACGGTCGTGGCGCAGGGCACGCCGGAAGATGTGGCGGCCAACCAGGACAGCTACACCGGGCAGTTCCTGGCGGAGCTGATCGACGTGCCGGCACCGAAACCCAAGCGGCGCAAGGCCAGCGCTTAGCGGCGTCAGCGCTTCGATAGAGGCGAGGGGAACCGGGGAACGGTGCGGGCTCCGGCCAGCCATTCGGTCAGAGCATCCGCGCGCTGCTGCAGCGCGCGGATGCCGTCGCGGCCGATGTCCTCCAACAGGTGCAGCTGGATGCGGCCGTCAGCGTCCTGACCCCAGCCGCCGACGATCCGGCCGTCCCACCATGCGGTGGGCCCGCCGTTGCCGTTGGTGTCGAACACCTCCGGGCGATGATCGCCGAGGTACCAGTCGCGGTCGAACCACCCCATCGTGGTGACGTCAAGGCCGGGGAGCAGGGCCGCCCACGGTTCAGGTTCCGGCTCGACCTCAAGGTCGTCGGCAAGCGCGTAACCGGTTGTTCCGTGCAGATCCACTTCGACCGCGCCGATATCGCGCAACGCGTGACGGGCCCAGGTCAGGGTGTTTCCGAACCACCATTTGATATCGGTGACCGTGGCCGGGCCGAATGTCTGCAACCAGGTGCGCACCAGCTCGGCGCGGGCATGGTCCGGCTCGGCTGCCGGTCCGGTTGTTCCGAGCCAGTCGGAGGCGACCGTCCACCGCGGCCGGGAGGTGGTCCAGGCGCCGTCGTTGGGGCCGCGCACGATTTCCCCCCGCACTCCGAGGACCGTCAAAACCCTTGGAGAAAGCGGAGTTTCACCGCCCCAACGCTTTCCCGGTGCCGGGTCGAAACTGCCGGCGAGCTCGGGCAGCGCGGTGCGCAGTTGTGCGGCAGGGGTAGGCCCGTGCTCGCGCAGATGGGCCAGCACTGCCTGGCATGCCGTGGCGACCCACTGGGAGCCGTCAACCGCCACCCCGGCCTTCTCCACATCGCCGACGAGTTTGCGGTGCTCGGTGCCGGCCACCCGGTCACTGGCCCCGGCCTGCACCAGCGGCAGGTCCTCGGCGCGGACGACCCACAGCGTGCGGCGCATCGCCAGGTGTTTGAGCAACGTGCGCCGGTCATACAGGCCCTGGTTCAGAGCGTCGGTGGTGAACCCGGGCAGCCGGGCCCACAGGGACAGGTAGGGCGTCGAGGGATCAGTCGCATGCAGGCCCACGAAGGCGCCGACGGTGGCGGCGACGGAGGGTGCCGGACGGCTCAGGAAGTGACGCCGGGCCAACCGGGCACGGCGCTCGGCGACGGTGAATGTGCGCACGAATCAGGCGTCGTCCGGCTTGCCCATGGATTCACGGATCTGTTGCAGGCGTTCGGCCGCCGCCTGCTGGCGCTTCTCATACTGCTCCTCGACGGAGCGGCCCTCCGGAGTCTCGGATGCCAGCTCCGTGGCCCCTATCGCGGTGCCGAACCGGGTCTCGATCTTCTCCCGGACCGAATCGAACGTCGGCACCCCGGCGGCGGTGTAGCCGGTGTCGGGCACTTCGACGGGTGCGGCCGGACCCGTGGCCGGAGCCGCGGGAACGATCTCACCCTCCACCGCAGCGGGCTCCTGGGCTTCTTCGGGCTGATCCGGCTGCTCTGGGTCCTTCGTCACGAAATCCACGTTACCTGCGGCAACCGACATTTCTTGGGATCGGTAGCACTTGGGCCCGCCTTCACTTGAGCACACGACGGAGCCATCGGGGCAACGTGCGACGAAGGGGAAGACGGAATGAGCATGAATCGAGTTATCGCCGGCGCCATGGGACTGCTCGCGACCGGTGCGGTGCTGGTGGGCTGCTCGGACGACAAGCCTGCCGACAAGCCCGCCGCATCGGCGAACCAACCGGCCGGTGAATCCAAGGTCAGCACCGGGGGCAACACCCAGGTCAAGGTCGACGGTTCGGACCTGGCCGGCCTCGACCTGAACTCGGTCACCTGTGTCAAGCAGGGCGGCAAGATCAACGTGGCCAGCGCCGCGGTCGGCGGCCAGCAGGGCATCGGTGTGGTGATGACCGACGAAGCCACCCCCAAGGTCGAATCGCTCGGCCTGGTCTATGACGGCAGTGCGTTGGCGGTGAGTGAGGCGATGGGCGTCAAGGTCGGCTCTGCCGACGTCAAGGTCGACGGGGACACCTACACCATCACCGGTGAGGCGTCGGGCGCCGACATGAAGAACCCGATGGCCGGGATGATCAACAAGCCGTTCACCATCACGGTGTCCTGCAGCTGATCGCCCCGACATGGCGGGCGTGCCCGGTGGACCACCTGCCGGGCACGCCCGCTCCTTTTATATGGTGCAGAGGTGACCATCGCCGGCGATCTCGACCGTGCCCGTCACCTCACGCTGGCCGCGGACGAGGAAGCTGCCCGGGACGTGCTGGTGTCGCAGCTGCCGCTGATCGAGCAGGCCGATCGCGACGACTATGCGCTGGAGGTGTTCGCCCAACTCGGTGAGATCTACCTGGTGCGCACCGCGTATGAGGGTGTGGTGGAAAGTATTTCCCGCATCCGCGATTGTCTGGCGATCTACGTCGCGATCCGTGCGGGGCAACGCCCCGACCTCGCTGCCGAGGCCACCATGTCCGATGCCGCGATCGATCACATGATCTGCCGCTACAGCCGCCGGGTGGAGTTCCTCGAAGCCGGTCTGGCTGCCGCCCGCGGCGATCATGAGGGTGCCGCAGCGCATCTGGAAGACTTGATCGAAATCGGTGGAGACTTCGATGATTTGGCTGCTGAGCATCATAATCTGATCTGCCACACCAGGATTCTGATCGCAAGCAGCTTGTGCGACGACGACCTGTACGCCGCCTCGGTGCCGGTGTGGGCCGAGGTGCTCGATGTCCTGCAGAATGCGGGGCCCGACAGTGACGCCGAGACCGATCACCTGTTCGTCACCGGAGCACTCGGCTACGGTCGGTTCTGCATCGAATCCGGTCGCCTGGACGAGGCCCAGCCGTGGCTGCGCCGGGCCGGTGCCCGCGCCGAGGCCCGCGGCTGGAGACTTGCCACCGCCCGCGCCCAACTGGAGCGCGGAGCCGCCGCCTGGTCGGCCGGTGAGTATTCCGACACGCAGGATCTGGTCACCGAGGCCTATCCGGTGATCGCCGAGCATGCCCGTGCTCATGACGTATCCCGGAGTTGGCTGTACTTCGGGCTGATCCGGGTGGGTCTGGGCAGGTTGCGGGAGGCCGACGAGTGCTGGGGGCACGCCGAGCGGCATTGGCGCGAGATCGAACGGCCCCTCCATATCCACCGAATCCTGTTGCAACGCAGCTGGATAGCCCTGTTCCGCGGCGCCTTCGATGAGGCGATCGCGATGGTGGGCGAGGCCAGGGGGCTGCTGGAAGCCTCGCCGCGGCACAGTTGGTTGCAGTACGCGCGGCTGGATGCGCACCTGGGCAACATCTGGCGGGCTGATGCACTGGCGGAGATGGGCATTGACGGTTTGGGCAAACCGGGGCAGAGCTGGGAACAGGTCGAGGCTCGGTACGCCGCGGGGACCGGCACGTTCAACTGTCGCCCGGGTAGCCGCAAGTACCGCCGCGGGATGGTCAAGCTTGATCGGGCTGCCGAACTGAAGATTCCTGCCGCGCTGGCGGTCGATTCGGTGCGCTACACGATCACCGATGCCGGGGCCAGGGCCCGGTGGGCCAACGGTGTGGCGGCTCCGATGATGGCGGGAGCATTCGCGGTGGCCTGGGAATCGGACAATACCGAACTCACCTGTGAACTGATCGAATACCACAGCGCACGAGGAACTTTCAGTACAGATCGAGCGGCCGAGACGGGTACGGCCGCAGAATGGACCGACACCGCCACCGCGGTCGTCCCGGTCGAGGCCGAACTCGCGCCGCAACTCGCCGTCGCGGCCGCCGCCGCACCGGTGGTCGGTGGAGGCGCACTGACCAGGCTCGGCCCGCTGCCCCCGCTGCGGATCGACCCGAGTTCGGGTCCGATATTGAGCCACTACCGTGAGCTGGCACTGCAGCGGTATGGGCGGGACGTCACCGCGCCTGGCGCGGAATGGGCGACGTGGCCGTGACCGACACTCTGGTACTCCGTTTCGCCGACGTCGGCATCGCGACCTATGCCAGCCTGCGCGTGGTGGGGGAGCCGCAACGCTCGGTCACCTGGGTGGTCGAGGAGCCGCACATGGCGGCGGTGGAGGCTGTGCTCAACCCGGCGCTGCCGGATCCGATCGGCCCCGAAACACCGGCCGAGGCAGTCGAACGGGCAGTGGTCACCGGCGCATTCGCCACTCCGGATGCCGAACTCGAACTGGCCCGCCTGCTCGGTTCGCATCTGATCGGGATCGCCGGCTGGCACCTGTTGGCCGATCGCGTCGCCGATGTCCGGCCGGTGCTCTTCGTGACGCCGAGCCCGCGGTTGGGTCGGGTGCCCTGGGGTGAGCTGGCGATGCCGGGTCCCGACGGCTTCCGGCTGATGGAGTTGGTGGATGTGCTGATGGCGGTATCGCCCAACATCGTTCACGCGCCGCGCAGCCCAGCCCGTTGGTCGGATCGACGCGACCGCCCGCCGGTACTGGTACTGGATCCCCGCATTCCCGGACAGCGGCCGGATTCGGCCCTGGGCTCGGTGCTGGGACGCCCGGCACCGCAGACGCCGCTGTCGGAGCACTTCGGTGAGCTGGTGGCCGGGCACGCCGTCCTGCCGAAAGTCGAGGAGGCCGTCGAGCTGTTCCGGCGCACCGATACCGACCGGCGCTGGTTGGCCGAGGCCTGCGCGCAGGACCCGAGCCGGCTGCTCTACGTCGGGCATGCCAGCGCCGCCGACGGTGCCGCCGGGCATGCCGATCGCGCGGCACTGCACCTGGCCGAGAACTCACCGCTGACCGCGGGGGAGATGATTGCGACGCAACTACCGATCCCGCCGCGAGTGGCGTTGCTGGCGTGCGCATCCGGCGGTGACTACCGGTTCGACGAGGCAGCCGGATTGGTCGCCGCGATGATCCTGGGTGGCGCGCAGTTGGTGACCGCGACCCTGTGGTCGCTGCCGACCACGGCCGGGTTCCGCCAATTCAGTCCAGCCGGCGCAGAGGCCGATCCGATGACGGACACCATCGTCGGGGTGGATTCGGCACATCGAGACGACGATGCGGGTGCGGCGGTGAACCGCTGGCAGCGGTCCATGATGCGGCGGTGGCGTGACGGCGACCGGACGGCCAGCCCCCTGCACTGGGCCGCACTGGCCACGTTCACCGTCGACGGCGCCCGCTGAGTCAGACCGGGGTCACACAGACCGCCACCGTGCTCTCATCGCCCGGCCGGTAGTACGCGTCGATCACGTTGCCCGGCGAGACCCTTGCCAGCGCCGATGCCGGGATCAGCGCGCGCTGATGCACCGGGAACTGACCGCCGCCGCGTCGGCTGACCATCAGGTCGAGTTCGACCTCGCGATAGTCCTCGCAGAGGGTCCCGGTGGCCCGCATGCCGGTGACGATTCCGCGGGATCGGGTCCCGGTGCGGATCAGCTCGAGCTGCACCCGGGTCATCAATCCCTTGCGGACCAGCATGTGATCGAATTCGGCCGCCACCTCCCCGAGGGTGGCCAGGCGTTCGTCGGCCTCGTCGTTCCGGGAGACGCACCGCGCCCGGTGGGTGGCGGTCAGCGCGGCGCCGGCGCAGAACAGGCACAGCACGGTGAGCAGCACGGCGTCGGTCATGCCTCCAAGGGTCCGGCTGAGCAACCACTACCGAACCCAACTTCCGCGCCTCTATCCTGGAGCCGGTGAGCATCGGGTCCGAAACGTCTGGAGCGCAGGCCGGCCCCGATCCGGGCGTGAGTGCCGCCCAACCGCGCCGCGCGGTGATCGACCGGGCCTGGCGCGCGCTCGGCCCCGGCGTCGAGGTGTTCAGCGGCGGCGACGGCGGGCCGCTGCGCCGGACCGTCAAACGGATCATCGACCCACTGGTGCTCAGGCTGCGCAGCAACACCCACTATTCGGCACCGGTGCTGGCTCCCGAGGTAGTTGCCGAACTGCACGCGCAGATGATGCGCAGCGGACCGCAGCTGCGGGCCGCAGCAGCCTGGTTCACCGAGCTCAAACAGCAACGCCGACGGCTGCGCATCACCGCCGGCAATGCCCAGGAACTCTATTTCCCGGTGTGTTTCGAACTTGCCGTGACCCGAGGTGCCCCGGCCTCCGACAAAGCGGACGTGGCGACGGAGGTGCTGGCCGGCATCCACCAGGGCCGTGACCGTACCGCCATCGAGGCGCTCAACCAGCATGTGGCCGATCCGCACGTCATCGACCGGTTGCGGCGCCAGCTCGAGCGCAGCTGGCACGACGTCGTCGCCTCCGACGCCATCACCGGGCCGTTCTTCGCCGGGCTGGACACCGTGCTCGGTCGGGCCGACAGCCACCGTGCCGAGGTGGCCCGACAGCGGGTGTGGGCGGCGCTGGTGGCCGATGCCACGCCGTACAACCTGGGCGCCCGGGTGCGGTGCGAGGACGCCGAGGTGCCCTGGTCGATCGTCGATATCGGGCTGAGTTCAGCACTGCCGCAACATCACCCGTCGATCGACGGCCCGGCCGGGGGCGACCGCCCGCTGGACCGCACCGTGGTGGACCGGGTGCGTGCGACATTGCGGCGGGCACTGGACCGCGACGAACTGCCCGACATCCCGCTGCTGTGCGCCGAGGAGGTGGACCGGGCCTGTGCACCGTGGGGGCTGCTGGCCGAGGACAAGCAGGCCGGGTTTCTCGCCGGCATCGAGGTGGCCGTCGACCTGCATCCGCTCGACGCGTCGGCCGCGGGACGTTTCCAGTTGTCGGCACGCATCCAGGCCAGGCTGGCCAAGGAGGCCTACGTCCTGCATGCCCGGCGCTACCTGGCGGCCGGTACGGCGGTGCACCCGCGCCAGCGCCAGGTCATCGACGATCTCTCCGCGTTCTGCCGCCCCTATCTGAGCCGGTTGTGGGCGCGGTTGCACGGCCGGGATGTCTGGCAGGAGTGCTGCGCGGACGTCGACGACCTGCGGTCGCTACTCGAAGGCGTGGCCAGATCGGTCAGCCTGGATCACCGGCAGCGGATCAAGGCGATGCTGGAAGTGCAGGTGGCAGAGTGAGATTGGGTGCAGACGGCGGGCTGTGGAGCAGCGGTCCGGTGGCCGACGATGTGCCTCTGGTTGCGGTACTGGAGGTCAGCGGCGCGGTCCTGTCCTGGGTGGTGGATGGGGGCGCCGGCGAACCACCTTCCATCACCTTCACCGACCCGGAGCGCGCGGACTGGCTGTGGCGGGTGGTCGGCGAGGCCGGTCATGTCGCGCTCCTGGATGCACTGCACCACCGGGAGTTCGGGGAACCGGTGGACCTGGCCGGGGTCGAGGTACTGCCCGGCACGACGGGCGCCTTGCGGCGGTTGGCGATCGGGCACTGGCTGCGGAGATGGTGGCCGGCCAGTGACAGGGACGGTATCGGGGCACTGGAACGCCCGCTGCTCGATGCCGAACTGGCACTGCTGACGGTGACCGCCGAGGATTTCTTCACCGACGACTCCCTGGATTCCGACGTTGCCGGCCTGCTGGCGCCACACCTGGGCATGTTGAGTTCTTATGCTCGCCAAGGTGATCCAAGAGTCGTAGTGCTGGTCGAGGAATGCCGCGAGCTGGCCGGTGAAATCGGGCTGGACTGGCCGGACACCGTTGAGACGGAACCGCAGCGCGACGACTACGCCTTGGCGGCCGGCACCGGCGACGGTGCGGCGGCGGCAGGCGTGATCGCTCGCGGAGCGGACACCGTCGTGTGGTCGGCGGTGCCACCCGGGGTGTTCGACGCCGCCGAGGGCACCATCGAGTGGTCGGTGCTAGGGGACGGTTCGGCCACCGTAGCGATGGTCCAGGTGGCGCTTTCGGGACCGGATTCCCCGGTGGGTATCCAGGTGGGACTGCGCGGCAACGGCTGCGCCGCTTCAGGTTCCCTCGATGCCACGGGTCGCGCAGTGTTGGAGTTGCGTGATCCTGAGGGGCGGAGTCTCACCGAAACCCAGGCCTGGAACCTGGATTGGGCGCGCACCGCGGTCCGAGTCGGCGCCAAGGGTGCCGCCGAGTCCGCGGAAGCGCGGGGCCGGGTGCGGGAGTTCGCGCGGGCCCGGCTCGCCGCGGGCGCCCCCGGGGCCTTCCTCGCCGAGGTCCGCGCCGCCGAATCCGACTACTGAGCGCTATTTGGCGGCGGTCTGGATGAACGCTGCCGACGGCGAGGACTGCGGCAGTCCGGTTGCGGGTACCTGCGGGGTGCCGATCACGCCGGCCAGCCAGGGCAGGGCCGCGGTGAACGCGTGGCTGGCGAACGGCCAGTCGTGGGTGCCCTGGTGGGTCACCACCGCGCACTCGATGCCGTGTTTCGAGCCGAGCGCACACAGACCGTTGGCGGCCTTGGCCTGATCGTTGACGAGGCCCGCGGGCTTGCCCGGCGTGGACGTGTCGTTGACGTCGAACCAGCCGGCCATCTGGTCGTAGAGGCCGCGCCGGTTGATCACCGTGCTCGGGTCGAACGCATCCCACGCGGCGGCGTTGCCGCCGAACAGGCGGTCGATGGTCTGCGCCTTGGTTCCCGAGTTCGGGCCGCTGTCACCGGCGATGTCGACGAACGCGCTGAACAGTTCGGGGTGCATGACCGCCAGGTCCACCGCGCAGGTGCCGCCCATGGACCAGCCGACGATGCCCCAGCCGGAGGCCGTCGTCTTGACCCCGTAGTGGCTGTTCATATACGGAACAACGTCTTTGGTGAGATGGTCGGCGGCGTTCCCGCGCTTGCCGTTGACGCATTCGGTGTCGTTGTTGAAGGTGCCACCCGGGTCGACGAACGCCAGCACCGGCGCGTACCCGTGGTGGGCGGCGGCGAAGTCGTCCATCGTCTTGATCACGTTGCCGGCCCGCATCCAGTCGGCCGGGGTGTTGAACTCCCCGCCGATCATCATCACGGTCGGCAACTGCGGTGCGGGGTTGGAAGCGAACCACGCCGGCGGCAGGTACACATACTCGCCGCGATGTCGGAAACCTGAACCGGTGTTGGGGATTTCGACGGGGATCACACTGCCCTTGGCGGGGATGGTGCCCTGGCGCTGCATGGCCGTCACGGTGACCTGATCGGTCTGGTCGGGGAGTGGACCGGCGGTCAACTGGTTCCATGCGGTCTGCACCCACGGGAAGTAGCCGACCCACAGGTTCAGTGCCAGTGCCGTGCACAGCAGGGTCAAAGGCACTGCCATCACGGCAGTCCCGCGCAGCCACCACCGGCTGCCGCGCCAGCCGGCAGCCAGGACCACGACCGCCGCACCCGTCAGCGCGATCCACACCCACAGGGACCGCGGCGCCGGGTTGCCGGCCAGCCCCTCGGACTCGATGTACCAGTTGGTGCCCGCGACGAGGATGCCGCCCACCGCGGCGGCGAACGGTAGCCAGATGAGCGCCCAGCGGCGGGTACGCCAGCCGATTGCGGCGATCAGCACCACGGCGGTGATGACTTGAATGCTGGTCGGAACCCAGCCGTGCATCAAGGACAGGTGGTGAGTGAAGGTCACAGCAATATCGTGGCCGCCCAATCTTGGGATCGGCTGTGAGGAGCCTGCTAACGCGGTTTGGCCAGAGGAAACGGCAGCGTTTCGCGGATGCTACGGC
Coding sequences within:
- a CDS encoding CHAT domain-containing protein: MGDVAVTDTLVLRFADVGIATYASLRVVGEPQRSVTWVVEEPHMAAVEAVLNPALPDPIGPETPAEAVERAVVTGAFATPDAELELARLLGSHLIGIAGWHLLADRVADVRPVLFVTPSPRLGRVPWGELAMPGPDGFRLMELVDVLMAVSPNIVHAPRSPARWSDRRDRPPVLVLDPRIPGQRPDSALGSVLGRPAPQTPLSEHFGELVAGHAVLPKVEEAVELFRRTDTDRRWLAEACAQDPSRLLYVGHASAADGAAGHADRAALHLAENSPLTAGEMIATQLPIPPRVALLACASGGDYRFDEAAGLVAAMILGGAQLVTATLWSLPTTAGFRQFSPAGAEADPMTDTIVGVDSAHRDDDAGAAVNRWQRSMMRRWRDGDRTASPLHWAALATFTVDGAR
- the uvrA gene encoding excinuclease ABC subunit UvrA, coding for MADRLIVKGAREHNLRGVDLDLPRDALIVFTGLSGSGKSSLAFDTIFAEGQRRYVESLSAYARQFLGQMDKPDVDFIEGLSPAVSIDQKSTNRNPRSTVGTITEVYDYLRLLYARAGTPHCPVCGERIARQTPQQIVDQVLAMDEGLRFQVLAPVVRTRKGEFVDLFEKLNGQGYSRVRVDGVVHSLTDPPKLKKQEKHDIEVVVDRLTVKSSSKQRLTDSVETALNLADGIVVLEFVDREDDHPHREQRFSEKLACPNGHPLAVDDLEPRSFSFNSPYGACPECTGLGIRKEVDPELVVPDPELTLAGGAIAPWAVGQSAEYFTRMLSGLGDQLGFDIDTPWKKLPAKARKAILEGSDHQVHVRYKNRYGRTRSYYADFEGVMAFLARRMEQTDSEQMKERYEGFMRDIPCPECNGTRLKPEILAVTLAAGDHGAKSIAEVAELSIADCADFLNALTLGTREQAIAGQVLKEVQSRLGFLLDVGLDYLSLSRAAATLSGGEAQRIRLATQIGSGLVGVLYVLDEPSIGLHQRDNRRLIDTLVRLRELGNTLIVVEHDLDTIAHADWVVDIGPAAGEHGGRIVHSGTYADLLTNPESLTGAYLSGKESIEVPAVRRPTDKRRQITVVGARENNLREIDVAFPLGVLTSVTGVSGSGKSTLVNDILASVMANKLNGARQVPGRHTRVNGLDQLDKLVRVDQSPIGRTPRSNAATYTGVFDKIRSLFAATTEAKVRGYQPGRFSFNVKGGRCEACSGDGTIKIEMNFLPDVYVPCEVCQGARYNRETLEVHYKGKTIAEVLDMSIEDATEFFEPISSIHRYLKTLVDVGLGYVRLGQPAPTLSGGEAQRVKLAAELQKRSTGRTVYILDEPTTGLHFEDIRKLLKVINGLVDKGNTVIVIEHNLDVIKTSDWIVDMGPEGGAGGGTVVAQGTPEDVAANQDSYTGQFLAELIDVPAPKPKRRKASA
- a CDS encoding lipoprotein LpqH, with protein sequence MNRVIAGAMGLLATGAVLVGCSDDKPADKPAASANQPAGESKVSTGGNTQVKVDGSDLAGLDLNSVTCVKQGGKINVASAAVGGQQGIGVVMTDEATPKVESLGLVYDGSALAVSEAMGVKVGSADVKVDGDTYTITGEASGADMKNPMAGMINKPFTITVSCS
- a CDS encoding winged helix DNA-binding domain-containing protein: MRTFTVAERRARLARRHFLSRPAPSVAATVGAFVGLHATDPSTPYLSLWARLPGFTTDALNQGLYDRRTLLKHLAMRRTLWVVRAEDLPLVQAGASDRVAGTEHRKLVGDVEKAGVAVDGSQWVATACQAVLAHLREHGPTPAAQLRTALPELAGSFDPAPGKRWGGETPLSPRVLTVLGVRGEIVRGPNDGAWTTSRPRWTVASDWLGTTGPAAEPDHARAELVRTWLQTFGPATVTDIKWWFGNTLTWARHALRDIGAVEVDLHGTTGYALADDLEVEPEPEPWAALLPGLDVTTMGWFDRDWYLGDHRPEVFDTNGNGGPTAWWDGRIVGGWGQDADGRIQLHLLEDIGRDGIRALQQRADALTEWLAGARTVPRFPSPLSKR
- a CDS encoding alpha/beta hydrolase — protein: MTFTHHLSLMHGWVPTSIQVITAVVLIAAIGWRTRRWALIWLPFAAAVGGILVAGTNWYIESEGLAGNPAPRSLWVWIALTGAAVVVLAAGWRGSRWWLRGTAVMAVPLTLLCTALALNLWVGYFPWVQTAWNQLTAGPLPDQTDQVTVTAMQRQGTIPAKGSVIPVEIPNTGSGFRHRGEYVYLPPAWFASNPAPQLPTVMMIGGEFNTPADWMRAGNVIKTMDDFAAAHHGYAPVLAFVDPGGTFNNDTECVNGKRGNAADHLTKDVVPYMNSHYGVKTTASGWGIVGWSMGGTCAVDLAVMHPELFSAFVDIAGDSGPNSGTKAQTIDRLFGGNAAAWDAFDPSTVINRRGLYDQMAGWFDVNDTSTPGKPAGLVNDQAKAANGLCALGSKHGIECAVVTHQGTHDWPFASHAFTAALPWLAGVIGTPQVPATGLPQSSPSAAFIQTAAK